One window of the candidate division WOR-1 bacterium RIFOXYB2_FULL_36_35 genome contains the following:
- a CDS encoding cell filamentation protein Fic has protein sequence MEYLDKKLKNRIEEKLKKLNKFRPLPASFVKKLQQQFEIEMTYNSNGIEGNSLNLKETFLVINEGITIKGKPLKDHLEAKNHYEALEYLTGLVSHDKRQTISEMLIRSLHQLVVHDTEKEWAGKYRDGNVIIGGADHTPPDALQISGKMKDVIDWVRKNQKKIHPIELAALLHHKIVHIHPFFDGNGRTARLVMNILIMQRGYPLAIVLKNDRKKYYRVLSRADKGDYLPLVRFIAQNVERSLNIYLKAITPFSEKNEKDELLSRISVKTGISAKYLNLLARKGKLEAYKQGRNWLTTKEAVDRYFENRERKRG, from the coding sequence ATGGAATATTTAGATAAAAAGCTAAAAAATCGAATAGAAGAAAAGCTTAAAAAATTAAATAAATTTCGACCTTTGCCTGCGTCTTTTGTTAAAAAACTACAGCAACAATTTGAGATAGAGATGACTTATAATTCTAACGGAATTGAAGGGAACAGCCTTAATTTAAAAGAAACCTTTTTGGTTATTAATGAAGGAATTACGATCAAGGGAAAGCCATTAAAAGATCACTTGGAAGCTAAAAATCATTACGAAGCCTTGGAATACTTAACAGGTCTGGTTTCGCATGATAAACGACAAACTATTTCAGAAATGCTCATTCGGAGTTTGCATCAATTAGTGGTGCATGATACCGAGAAAGAGTGGGCAGGAAAATATAGGGATGGCAATGTAATTATTGGTGGGGCGGATCATACACCTCCTGATGCTCTTCAAATTTCAGGCAAAATGAAAGATGTAATTGATTGGGTAAGAAAAAATCAAAAAAAAATACATCCTATAGAACTTGCCGCTTTATTACATCACAAAATTGTGCATATCCACCCATTTTTTGATGGAAACGGAAGAACTGCAAGGCTTGTGATGAACATATTGATAATGCAACGAGGTTATCCGTTAGCGATAGTTTTAAAAAATGATCGCAAAAAATATTATAGAGTGTTATCAAGGGCAGACAAAGGGGACTATCTTCCATTGGTAAGATTTATAGCCCAAAATGTCGAAAGATCACTTAATATTTATTTAAAAGCTATTACGCCTTTTTCCGAAAAAAACGAAAAAGATGAATTATTATCAAGAATCAGCGTGAAAACCGGAATTTCTGCTAAATATTTGAATTTACTTGCCAGAAAAGGAAAGCTTGAAGCATATAAACAAGGGCGCAATTGGTTAACAACCAAAGAAGCTGTTGATCGATATTTTGAAAATAGGGAAAGAAAAAGAGGATAA